The following are encoded together in the Acinetobacter radioresistens DSM 6976 = NBRC 102413 = CIP 103788 genome:
- the mscL gene encoding large conductance mechanosensitive channel protein MscL encodes MSIIQEFKEFAIKGNMIDLAIGVIIGGAFNKIIDSLVKDIFMPLISFILGGEVDYSNWFLVLGDNPNNVSNLAAAKEAGLNVFAYGNFLTILINFLLLAWVVFLMVKMINRLRRKHEEAPPKEEAAPTPEDIQLLREIRDELKNRSAP; translated from the coding sequence ATGAGTATTATTCAAGAATTTAAAGAATTTGCTATTAAAGGCAATATGATTGATCTTGCAATTGGTGTCATTATTGGTGGGGCGTTTAATAAAATTATTGACTCTCTGGTTAAAGATATTTTTATGCCCCTGATTTCTTTTATTCTAGGTGGAGAAGTTGATTACTCTAACTGGTTTCTGGTGCTAGGCGATAATCCAAATAATGTTAGTAATCTTGCAGCGGCTAAGGAAGCAGGTCTGAATGTCTTTGCCTATGGCAATTTTCTTACCATCTTAATTAATTTTCTGTTACTGGCTTGGGTTGTCTTTTTAATGGTTAAAATGATTAACCGTTTACGCCGTAAACACGAGGAAGCGCCACCTAAAGAAGAGGCAGCACCTACACCAGAAGATATCCAGTTACTGCGCGAAATCCGTGATGAGCTTAAAAATCGCTCGGCACCTTAA
- the acnD gene encoding Fe/S-dependent 2-methylisocitrate dehydratase AcnD, with the protein MNNQYRKTLPDTQLEYFDVRQAVEDIQPGAYDQLPYTSKVLAEQLVRRCEPEILTESLQQLIERRQTRDFPWYPARVVCHDILGQTALVDLAGLRDAIAEQGGDPAKVNPVVPTQLIVDHSLAVEYGGFDPDAFEKNRAIEDRRNEDRFHFINWTKTAFKNVDVIPAGNGIMHQINLEKMSPVVQVRDGVAFPDTCVGTDSHTPHTDALGVISIGVGGLEAENVMLGRASWMRLPDIIGVELVGQRQPGITATDIVLALTEFLRKERVVGAYLEFFGEGADSMSVGDRATISNMTPEYGATAAMFYIDQNTIDYLRLTGREPEQVQLVEQYARQIGLWAEQMKEAVYPKVLRFDLSQVTRNIAGPSNPHARVSTSDLKAKGIAGVVEQRDDGLMPDGAVIIAAITSCTNTSNPRNTVAAGLLARKANELGLTRKPWVKSSFAPGSKAAALYLEEAGVLEDLEKLGFGIVAYACTTCNGMSGALDPAIQQEIIDRDLYATAVLSGNRNFDGRIHPYAKQAFLASPPLVIAYAIAGTIRFDIENDVLGHDQAGNLIYLKDIWPSDEEIDELVARSVKPEQFQQVYIPMFNLDRSEQAISPLYNWRPQSTYIRRPPYWEGALAAPRTLANMRPLAILGDNITTDHLSPSNAIVRDSAAGEYLAKMGVPEEDFNSYATHRGDHLTAQRATLANPKLYNEMVVRSDGTIKQGSKARVEPEGEVMRMWEAIETYMNRKQPLIIIAGKDYGQGSSRDWAAKGVRLAGVEAIVAEGFERIHRTNLVGMGVLPLEFKPGTDRKTLKLDGTELYSVIGNIAPRSTLMLVIERATDDGKEQTIEVPVTCRLDTEEEVHVYEAGGVLQRFAQDFLEGNVA; encoded by the coding sequence ATGAATAACCAATACCGCAAAACGTTGCCAGATACCCAGCTTGAATACTTTGATGTGCGTCAAGCCGTCGAAGATATTCAGCCAGGCGCTTATGACCAGCTTCCCTATACTTCCAAAGTACTTGCTGAACAACTGGTGCGCCGCTGTGAACCAGAAATATTAACCGAATCTTTACAGCAACTGATTGAGCGCCGCCAGACTCGTGACTTTCCATGGTATCCGGCACGTGTGGTTTGTCATGACATTTTAGGCCAGACTGCCTTGGTTGATCTGGCAGGCCTGCGTGATGCAATTGCTGAACAGGGCGGTGATCCGGCCAAAGTTAATCCGGTGGTACCGACCCAGCTGATTGTTGATCATTCGCTGGCTGTAGAATATGGCGGTTTTGACCCGGATGCTTTTGAAAAAAATCGCGCTATTGAAGACCGCCGTAATGAAGACCGGTTTCATTTTATTAACTGGACTAAAACTGCATTTAAAAACGTTGATGTCATTCCTGCCGGAAACGGCATTATGCACCAGATTAATCTTGAAAAAATGTCACCAGTGGTTCAGGTCAGAGATGGTGTTGCATTTCCAGATACCTGCGTCGGAACAGATTCGCATACCCCCCATACCGATGCGCTGGGCGTAATTTCGATTGGGGTGGGTGGCTTGGAAGCTGAAAACGTGATGCTTGGCCGTGCCTCATGGATGCGTCTGCCGGATATCATTGGTGTAGAACTGGTTGGACAGCGTCAGCCTGGCATTACTGCGACTGATATTGTGCTGGCTTTAACTGAATTTCTGCGTAAGGAGCGTGTAGTAGGTGCCTATCTGGAGTTTTTTGGAGAAGGTGCTGATAGCATGTCAGTCGGTGACCGTGCCACGATTTCCAATATGACGCCGGAATATGGCGCCACTGCAGCAATGTTCTATATTGACCAGAATACTATCGACTATCTGCGCCTCACAGGTCGTGAACCGGAGCAGGTACAACTGGTTGAGCAGTATGCCAGACAGATCGGGCTCTGGGCCGAGCAGATGAAAGAAGCAGTTTATCCAAAAGTATTACGTTTTGATCTGTCTCAGGTAACCCGTAACATCGCCGGGCCGTCTAATCCGCATGCGCGGGTTTCTACCAGTGACTTAAAAGCAAAAGGAATTGCCGGGGTAGTTGAACAGCGTGATGACGGTTTAATGCCGGATGGGGCGGTTATTATTGCTGCCATTACTTCATGCACCAACACGTCGAACCCGCGAAATACAGTAGCTGCCGGTTTGCTGGCACGTAAAGCCAATGAATTGGGTCTAACCCGTAAGCCTTGGGTGAAATCTTCATTTGCCCCCGGCTCAAAGGCGGCAGCATTATATCTTGAAGAAGCAGGGGTGCTTGAAGATCTGGAAAAACTCGGTTTTGGTATCGTAGCTTATGCCTGTACCACCTGTAACGGTATGTCAGGCGCGTTAGATCCAGCAATCCAGCAGGAAATTATTGACCGTGACCTGTATGCCACAGCTGTACTTTCTGGTAACCGTAATTTCGATGGCCGGATTCACCCTTATGCTAAACAGGCATTTCTGGCTTCACCGCCATTAGTCATTGCCTATGCAATTGCTGGGACTATCCGCTTTGATATTGAAAATGATGTGCTGGGTCATGATCAGGCAGGAAACCTGATTTATCTGAAAGATATCTGGCCTTCTGATGAGGAAATTGATGAACTGGTGGCACGTAGTGTAAAACCGGAGCAGTTTCAGCAGGTTTATATCCCTATGTTCAATCTGGACCGATCCGAGCAGGCAATAAGCCCGCTATATAACTGGCGGCCGCAAAGTACCTATATTCGCCGTCCACCATATTGGGAAGGAGCGTTGGCTGCACCGCGTACCCTTGCAAATATGCGTCCTTTAGCAATCCTTGGCGATAACATCACTACCGATCATTTATCTCCATCAAATGCGATTGTACGTGATTCGGCAGCGGGTGAATACCTGGCAAAAATGGGTGTGCCCGAGGAAGACTTTAACTCTTACGCGACGCATCGTGGGGATCACCTGACTGCACAGCGTGCCACCCTGGCGAATCCGAAACTGTATAACGAAATGGTGGTACGTTCTGACGGTACCATTAAGCAGGGTTCAAAAGCGCGTGTGGAGCCTGAAGGTGAGGTGATGCGCATGTGGGAGGCGATTGAAACCTACATGAACCGCAAGCAGCCGCTGATCATTATTGCGGGTAAGGATTATGGCCAGGGTTCAAGTCGTGACTGGGCTGCCAAAGGTGTACGTCTGGCGGGAGTTGAAGCAATTGTGGCTGAAGGTTTTGAGCGTATTCACCGGACCAATCTGGTTGGTATGGGCGTGTTGCCGCTTGAATTTAAGCCGGGTACAGATCGTAAAACATTAAAACTGGATGGTACTGAGCTGTATAGTGTGATTGGGAATATTGCACCACGTTCGACTTTGATGCTTGTGATTGAACGTGCCACAGATGATGGTAAAGAACAGACGATTGAAGTGCCTGTGACCTGCCGTCTGGATACCGAAGAAGAAGTACATGTGTATGAAGCGGGTGGGGTGTTACAGCGCTTTGCACAGGATTTTTTGGAAGGGAATGTGGCTTAA
- a CDS encoding peptidylprolyl isomerase → MKTAIVRHILVKEKTLAEQLKKKLQSGADFNKLAQQYSTCNSARRGGELGEVKKGQLVPVIDKLVFSGAERVIHGPVKSQFGFHLLEIKFRMNF, encoded by the coding sequence ATGAAAACAGCAATCGTCCGTCATATTTTGGTTAAAGAAAAAACACTGGCTGAACAGTTGAAAAAGAAGCTCCAGAGTGGTGCAGACTTTAATAAACTTGCACAGCAATACTCGACCTGTAACTCAGCTAGACGCGGAGGTGAATTGGGTGAAGTCAAAAAAGGTCAACTGGTGCCGGTAATCGATAAACTGGTTTTTAGTGGTGCTGAACGTGTAATCCATGGTCCGGTAAAAAGCCAGTTTGGCTTCCACTTGCTGGAAATCAAGTTCCGTATGAATTTCTAG
- a CDS encoding tetratricopeptide repeat protein → MKKILLASLIAVTSTFSMAAPSSDKNPAFEQIEQLIKANDYTTAYQQLQKLAQEGNPQALYNLGYLTQVGKGVTKNEQQALKYYQQASEKGYVVADYVLANNYVTGGLGLPKDEKKAREYLEKASNAGFDDATVQLAVALFSENKPASDQQALKRLDPLIKKNSMPAIHTKALYDISTGIKNKQETKVNQGLQSIQNLAKKGYIPALMAVGNMLANGTIVQQNLPEAQKIFSALAQQNVPRAKESLDTVNKMMTDQNKAKKS, encoded by the coding sequence ATGAAAAAAATTCTGCTCGCCAGCCTGATTGCAGTCACCAGCACGTTTAGCATGGCTGCACCAAGTAGTGATAAAAATCCGGCTTTTGAACAAATTGAACAGCTAATTAAAGCAAATGATTACACCACCGCTTATCAACAGTTGCAAAAGCTGGCTCAAGAAGGTAATCCGCAAGCGTTGTATAATCTGGGTTACCTGACCCAGGTGGGAAAAGGCGTAACTAAAAATGAGCAGCAGGCCTTAAAATACTACCAGCAGGCCTCAGAGAAAGGCTATGTAGTGGCCGATTATGTACTTGCCAATAACTACGTGACTGGTGGACTGGGCCTGCCTAAAGATGAGAAGAAAGCCAGAGAGTATCTGGAAAAAGCCTCAAATGCGGGCTTTGATGATGCAACTGTCCAGCTTGCAGTGGCGCTATTTTCAGAAAATAAGCCAGCATCTGACCAACAGGCATTAAAGCGACTTGATCCGCTTATCAAGAAAAACAGTATGCCGGCAATTCATACCAAGGCACTTTATGACATTAGTACGGGGATCAAGAACAAGCAGGAAACCAAGGTTAATCAGGGGCTCCAAAGTATTCAGAATCTGGCCAAAAAAGGTTATATACCAGCCTTGATGGCAGTGGGTAATATGCTTGCCAATGGAACCATTGTGCAGCAGAATCTGCCTGAGGCACAGAAAATTTTTAGTGCACTGGCCCAGCAGAATGTTCCACGCGCTAAAGAATCACTGGATACCGTTAATAAAATGATGACTGATCAGAATAAAGCCAAGAAAAGCTAA
- a CDS encoding zinc ribbon-containing protein: MLRPFSKHSWRTKMVTAGSKPGTGFYFCVQCGHRVYLEIGTDRLPPCTKCYGTQYNDKVA, encoded by the coding sequence CTGCTTAGACCATTTTCTAAACACTCATGGAGAACAAAGATGGTAACAGCTGGCTCAAAACCGGGAACAGGTTTCTATTTTTGTGTTCAATGCGGACATCGCGTTTACTTAGAAATTGGTACAGACCGTTTACCCCCGTGTACCAAATGCTACGGCACCCAATATAACGATAAGGTGGCTTAA
- a CDS encoding DUF1003 domain-containing protein: protein MNDKNELHKCLVCKRNFNEKSLIPLDTVRQDITQEIAKDFPAWSVHDYICQVDLTHYRMQYVQGLLKSEQGEVSSLQYEVIQSLQEHELITKDTESEFDQNWTLGERMADKIATFGGSWAFLICFTLFLAGWILVNTVIMINRPADPYPFILLNLILSCLAAVQAPIIMMSQNRQEAKDRLRSQNDYQVNLKAELEIRHLHEKLDHLLMHQWDRLAKIQEIQLDLLTELNKRNLK from the coding sequence ATGAATGATAAAAACGAATTACATAAATGTCTGGTTTGTAAAAGAAATTTTAATGAAAAGAGTCTGATTCCTTTAGATACGGTACGGCAAGATATTACACAGGAAATAGCAAAAGATTTTCCAGCATGGTCTGTTCATGATTATATTTGTCAGGTTGATTTAACCCATTATCGTATGCAGTACGTGCAAGGGTTATTAAAGTCTGAACAGGGGGAAGTTTCTAGTCTTCAGTATGAAGTTATTCAAAGCTTGCAAGAACATGAGCTTATTACAAAAGACACAGAATCAGAATTTGACCAGAACTGGACACTGGGTGAACGGATGGCCGATAAAATAGCAACTTTTGGTGGTAGCTGGGCATTTCTGATCTGTTTTACACTTTTTCTGGCAGGCTGGATATTAGTCAATACCGTTATAATGATAAACCGTCCGGCAGATCCTTATCCATTTATCTTGCTAAACCTGATTTTATCATGTCTGGCTGCAGTGCAGGCGCCTATTATTATGATGAGTCAGAACCGGCAGGAAGCCAAAGACCGGTTACGTTCGCAAAATGATTATCAGGTCAACCTGAAAGCAGAGCTTGAAATCCGGCATTTACATGAAAAGCTTGATCATCTGCTGATGCACCAGTGGGACCGGTTAGCTAAAATTCAGGAAATTCAGCTAGATCTATTAACTGAGCTCAACAAACGAAACTTAAAGTAA
- the typA gene encoding translational GTPase TypA: MSDIKTLRNIAIIAHVDHGKTTLVDKLLQQSGALGDRAGEIERVMDSNALESERGITILAKNTAITWLDKRTDTTYRINIVDTPGHADFGGEVERVMSMVDCVLLLVDSQEGPMPQTRFVTQKAFARGLKPIVIINKVDKPSARPDWVIDQVFDLFDNLGATDEQLDFPIVYASGLRGVAGPSPEELAEDMTPLFETIVDIVEPPAVDVDGPFQMQISSLDYNSFVGVIGVGRIQRGSVKTNTPVTVIDKEGKTRNGRILKIMGYHGLERIDVDSANAGDIVCITGIDALNISDTICDPKNVEALPPLSVDEPTVSMTFQVNNSPFAGREGKFVTSRNIRERLDRELIHNVALRVEDTDSPDRFKVSGRGELHLSVLIENMRREGFEMGVSRPQVIMKEVDGQMQEPYENVTFDVEEQHQGSIMEQMGNRKGELTNMEVDGKGRIRIEATVPSRGLIGFRSEFLTITSGTGIMTSSFSHYGPAKAGAVAKRQNGVLISMVNGTCLAFALFSLQDRGRLFAEPQLEVYEGMIVGMNSRSDDMVVNPTKAKQLTNMRASGTDEALTLTPAIKFTLEQALEFIEDDELVEVTPKSIRIRKKFLTENERKRASRS; this comes from the coding sequence ATGTCAGATATCAAAACTCTCCGCAACATCGCAATTATTGCGCACGTTGACCACGGGAAAACCACTCTTGTCGATAAACTTCTTCAACAATCAGGTGCACTCGGTGATCGTGCCGGCGAGATTGAGCGTGTCATGGACTCGAATGCGCTTGAATCAGAGCGTGGTATTACTATTCTCGCTAAAAATACAGCGATTACATGGTTAGATAAGCGTACTGATACCACTTACCGTATCAACATCGTAGATACTCCGGGACACGCAGACTTTGGTGGTGAAGTTGAACGTGTTATGTCGATGGTAGACTGTGTACTTCTTCTGGTTGACTCTCAAGAAGGCCCAATGCCACAAACCCGTTTTGTAACACAAAAAGCGTTTGCACGTGGTCTGAAACCAATCGTCATTATTAACAAAGTAGACAAGCCAAGTGCCCGTCCAGACTGGGTTATCGACCAGGTATTTGACTTGTTCGACAACTTGGGTGCAACTGATGAACAGTTAGACTTCCCGATTGTATATGCCTCAGGCTTACGCGGTGTTGCTGGTCCTTCACCAGAAGAACTGGCTGAAGACATGACACCACTGTTTGAAACTATTGTTGACATCGTTGAACCACCAGCAGTTGATGTTGATGGCCCATTCCAAATGCAGATTTCATCACTTGACTATAACAGTTTTGTTGGTGTAATCGGTGTTGGCCGTATTCAGCGCGGTTCAGTTAAAACCAATACACCAGTAACTGTGATTGATAAAGAAGGCAAGACCCGTAATGGTCGTATTCTGAAAATCATGGGTTACCATGGCCTCGAGCGTATCGATGTTGATTCTGCAAATGCAGGTGACATTGTATGTATTACCGGTATTGATGCACTAAACATCTCTGACACTATTTGTGATCCGAAAAATGTTGAAGCATTACCGCCACTGTCTGTAGATGAACCAACCGTATCTATGACTTTCCAGGTAAATAACTCACCATTTGCCGGCCGTGAAGGCAAGTTCGTGACTTCACGTAATATCCGTGAACGTCTGGACCGCGAATTGATCCATAACGTTGCTTTGCGTGTTGAAGATACAGACAGCCCGGACCGTTTCAAAGTTTCAGGCCGTGGCGAACTTCATCTGTCTGTACTGATTGAAAACATGCGTCGTGAAGGCTTCGAGATGGGTGTATCCCGTCCTCAAGTGATCATGAAAGAAGTTGACGGTCAAATGCAGGAACCGTATGAAAATGTGACCTTTGATGTTGAAGAACAGCATCAGGGTTCAATCATGGAACAGATGGGTAACCGTAAGGGCGAGCTGACCAATATGGAAGTTGACGGTAAAGGCCGTATCCGTATTGAGGCAACTGTACCTTCACGTGGTCTGATCGGCTTCCGTTCTGAATTCCTGACCATCACTTCTGGTACAGGTATCATGACTTCTAGCTTCTCGCACTATGGCCCAGCCAAAGCAGGTGCTGTAGCTAAACGTCAAAACGGTGTGCTGATCTCTATGGTAAATGGTACCTGCCTGGCATTTGCTTTGTTCTCGCTGCAAGACCGTGGCCGTCTTTTTGCTGAACCACAGCTTGAAGTTTATGAAGGTATGATTGTTGGTATGAACTCACGTTCAGACGACATGGTGGTCAACCCGACTAAAGCAAAACAGTTAACTAACATGCGCGCATCTGGTACAGATGAAGCATTAACACTGACTCCAGCTATTAAATTTACGCTGGAACAGGCGCTTGAATTTATTGAAGATGATGAACTGGTTGAAGTTACACCTAAATCAATCCGTATTCGTAAAAAATTCCTGACAGAAAACGAACGTAAACGTGCTTCACGCAGTTAA
- the ygfZ gene encoding CAF17-like 4Fe-4S cluster assembly/insertion protein YgfZ — translation MTSLAFLCFSLKGVDAQKFLQGQVTADVERLDSNYRYTAICDLKGRIHFGLWLSRQDAENFSIVVTQDQSEEFAKHIRKYGAFSKMAFEESGAVSPSMDNALTRFSSEDTDLNAWQLQAIEQGQAWITSLTEHEFQPQELRLHQRGGVHYDKGCYLGQEIVARLWFKAKPKHWLHLVQGSGTAPAPATLLHDDVEVVNSIAVENGYKALVVAKPVALDTLGLTLLELPESLRGDVARPK, via the coding sequence ATGACTAGTTTGGCTTTTCTCTGTTTTAGCTTAAAAGGTGTCGATGCACAAAAATTCTTGCAGGGCCAAGTCACGGCAGATGTAGAGCGACTGGACAGTAACTACCGTTATACTGCTATTTGTGACTTAAAAGGCCGTATTCATTTTGGCTTATGGTTAAGTCGGCAAGATGCTGAAAATTTCAGTATTGTGGTGACTCAGGACCAGTCTGAAGAATTTGCCAAGCATATCCGCAAATATGGTGCATTCTCTAAAATGGCATTTGAAGAGAGTGGTGCCGTTTCTCCAAGCATGGATAATGCTCTCACCAGATTTAGTAGTGAAGATACGGATTTAAATGCCTGGCAATTGCAGGCAATTGAACAGGGCCAAGCCTGGATCACCAGCTTGACTGAGCATGAATTCCAGCCTCAGGAACTACGCCTGCATCAGCGTGGTGGTGTGCATTATGACAAGGGGTGTTATCTGGGTCAGGAAATCGTCGCTCGGCTATGGTTCAAGGCAAAACCGAAGCACTGGCTACATTTGGTACAAGGTTCAGGTACTGCCCCTGCTCCGGCGACTCTACTGCATGATGATGTAGAAGTGGTTAATAGTATCGCTGTTGAAAATGGCTATAAGGCATTAGTAGTCGCTAAACCGGTAGCACTTGATACGCTTGGATTAACCTTATTGGAATTGCCAGAATCGCTTAGAGGCGATGTGGCACGGCCAAAATAA
- a CDS encoding NADH:flavin oxidoreductase/NADH oxidase — protein MAKLFEKINFGSFELANRIIIAPMCQYSATDQGEVTYWHEQQWANYALSGAGLCIVEATAVQAEGRISYADLGLWNDQQRDQMWALLSKVRQISPMPFAIQLAHAGRKASTDKPWLGKGQIAPDHEHGWNTVAPSELSFAAADLKPHVLTLDQIHQVQADFAAAARRAVEAGFDLIELHAAHGYLLHQFLSPLSNQRTDEYGGSLENRMRMVLEVFQAIRDAVPAGFPVGVRLSATDWMDEQGGWNVECSAGLSKALQMLGAVYIHVSSGGLHEMQRIEVGPNYQVPFAEKIKQGVSIPVIAVGLITEPEQAEEILQKGQADAIGLARAMLYDPRWPWHAAAKLGENISIAPQYLRSQPHGLKELFHPFKAEK, from the coding sequence ATGGCCAAGCTGTTTGAGAAAATTAATTTTGGTAGCTTTGAACTTGCCAATCGCATTATTATTGCACCTATGTGCCAATATTCAGCCACTGATCAGGGTGAGGTGACTTACTGGCATGAACAGCAGTGGGCCAATTATGCTCTGTCTGGTGCCGGTTTATGCATTGTAGAGGCAACGGCGGTACAGGCTGAAGGTCGAATCAGCTATGCTGATCTGGGCTTATGGAATGATCAGCAACGCGATCAGATGTGGGCTTTGCTTAGTAAAGTCCGCCAGATATCTCCCATGCCTTTTGCGATTCAGTTAGCTCATGCCGGGCGTAAGGCATCAACCGATAAGCCATGGCTAGGCAAAGGCCAGATTGCACCAGATCATGAACATGGCTGGAATACGGTGGCACCCAGTGAATTAAGTTTTGCCGCAGCTGACCTGAAACCACATGTCTTAACACTTGATCAGATTCATCAGGTACAGGCAGATTTTGCGGCAGCTGCGCGTCGTGCAGTCGAAGCAGGTTTTGACCTGATTGAACTCCATGCAGCCCATGGATATCTGTTGCATCAGTTTTTATCGCCCTTATCCAATCAGCGTACAGATGAATATGGCGGCTCACTTGAAAACCGTATGCGGATGGTACTGGAAGTATTTCAGGCGATCCGTGATGCAGTACCAGCAGGCTTCCCGGTCGGGGTGCGTCTTTCGGCTACTGACTGGATGGATGAGCAGGGAGGCTGGAATGTAGAATGTAGTGCCGGCCTATCAAAAGCCCTACAGATGCTGGGAGCGGTTTACATCCATGTTTCATCAGGCGGACTGCATGAAATGCAGCGTATTGAAGTCGGGCCAAATTATCAGGTGCCTTTCGCAGAGAAAATTAAACAGGGTGTAAGCATTCCTGTTATCGCAGTCGGACTGATTACCGAGCCCGAACAGGCCGAAGAAATCCTCCAAAAAGGTCAGGCAGATGCAATTGGTTTAGCCCGTGCTATGCTATATGACCCACGCTGGCCTTGGCATGCAGCTGCAAAACTTGGTGAAAATATTTCGATCGCACCGCAGTATCTACGGAGTCAACCGCATGGTTTAAAAGAGTTGTTCCATCCTTTTAAAGCAGAAAAATAA
- the mutM gene encoding bifunctional DNA-formamidopyrimidine glycosylase/DNA-(apurinic or apyrimidinic site) lyase, with product MPELPEVETTKKSLEPLLQQKVMSVEVREPRLRWAIPQDIQKLQGQKLIRLNRRSKYILAQFEHDTMLWHLGMSGSFRLCEPATELRKHDHLIISFENIQLRYHDPRRFGCILWLNHETQHKLIDPLGPEPLSETFNTEYLVNKLKNKQVGIKVALMDNHVVVGVGNIYATESLFNTRIHPAQPASSLSYEKIDQLVIEIKRILKFAIELGGSTLRDYSNAAGENGYFQQTLLAYGREGEMCINCETPLQNIRLGQRASVFCPECQPLRTVK from the coding sequence ATGCCTGAATTACCCGAAGTTGAAACCACCAAAAAGAGCCTTGAACCCTTATTACAGCAAAAAGTTATGTCTGTTGAGGTCCGTGAGCCGCGGCTTCGCTGGGCCATTCCTCAAGATATTCAAAAGCTACAAGGCCAGAAGCTCATCAGGTTAAATCGCCGCTCTAAATATATTCTTGCGCAGTTTGAACACGATACCATGTTATGGCACTTAGGCATGTCAGGTTCGTTTCGCTTGTGTGAGCCTGCGACCGAATTACGTAAACATGATCATTTAATTATTAGTTTCGAAAATATACAGCTGCGTTATCATGATCCGCGTCGTTTTGGCTGTATTTTATGGCTGAACCATGAAACACAACATAAATTAATTGATCCATTAGGACCAGAGCCACTATCTGAGACATTTAATACTGAATACCTGGTAAATAAACTCAAAAACAAGCAGGTCGGCATAAAAGTTGCACTCATGGATAATCATGTAGTGGTCGGTGTCGGCAATATTTATGCAACCGAGAGTCTCTTCAATACCAGAATCCATCCAGCTCAACCTGCTTCAAGCTTAAGCTATGAAAAAATTGATCAGTTGGTGATTGAAATTAAAAGGATTTTAAAATTTGCAATTGAACTGGGGGGTTCGACCTTGCGTGATTACAGTAATGCCGCAGGAGAAAATGGCTATTTTCAACAGACTCTGCTGGCATATGGCCGTGAAGGTGAAATGTGCATTAATTGTGAAACGCCTTTGCAGAATATCCGTTTAGGACAGCGTGCAAGTGTTTTTTGCCCTGAATGCCAGCCGCTACGAACAGTAAAATAA
- a CDS encoding DNA-3-methyladenine glycosylase, with amino-acid sequence MAEILPLTWFQRDTSDVAHDLVGCRLCVRQDSGEIRRCIITETEAYLGCQDKACHTYNNRKTPRTEVMYQAGGTIYVYLIYGMYEMLNIITQTEGVPEGVMLRAGYFEDAETRQEFKLMAGPGKLTRHMGINRTFKGQKVGLESGLWIEQKTQQPEIVQTPRIGIDYAEEAKDWLERYCWKAHPSLSR; translated from the coding sequence ATGGCAGAGATTCTACCTTTAACCTGGTTTCAGCGCGATACTTCAGACGTTGCGCATGATCTGGTTGGGTGTAGGTTATGTGTGCGCCAAGATAGTGGAGAAATCAGGCGCTGTATCATTACAGAAACAGAAGCTTATCTGGGCTGTCAGGATAAAGCCTGTCATACCTATAATAACCGTAAAACACCACGTACCGAAGTTATGTACCAAGCAGGTGGAACTATTTATGTATACCTGATCTATGGTATGTATGAAATGCTTAATATTATTACCCAGACTGAAGGTGTGCCAGAAGGTGTGATGTTGCGGGCCGGCTATTTTGAGGATGCCGAGACACGGCAGGAATTCAAGTTAATGGCTGGTCCAGGGAAACTGACCCGGCATATGGGAATTAATCGTACTTTTAAAGGACAGAAAGTCGGACTGGAAAGTGGGCTATGGATAGAACAGAAAACTCAGCAGCCTGAAATTGTACAGACACCGCGTATTGGGATCGACTATGCTGAAGAGGCCAAAGACTGGCTGGAGCGTTACTGCTGGAAAGCACATCCGAGTTTGAGCCGTTAA